In Lagopus muta isolate bLagMut1 chromosome 31, bLagMut1 primary, whole genome shotgun sequence, a genomic segment contains:
- the LOC125686108 gene encoding olfactory receptor 4N5-like, with the protein MHFFLVNLAFLDICYCSVTLPKMLADLFSNPKTTSYNACMAQLSFLHFLGAVEIFLLLAMACDHYVAICKPLRYAMLVNRTVCCALLGALWGGGLIHGIVLFALTITLPFCDPNILDNFFCNVHQLAKLACANTHTVELLVFLNNSSVIVPCFVLLLISYTALSLNLQAHSSEAKKKITSTCISHMVVVLDTFGPAIYIYVLPFQAVPMEKVIALFHTVIFPLTNPMIYMLCNKIRSSVQSDQSEVGPQIVTAVWTFYKVFWSK; encoded by the coding sequence ATGCACTTCTTCCTGGTTAATCTGGCATTCCTGGATATCTGCTACTGCTCTGTCACCCTTCCCAAAATGCTGGCTGACTTATTCTCAAACCCAAAGACTACCTCCTACAATGCCTGCATGGCTCAGCTCTCATTTCTTCACTTCCTGGGAGCAGTGGAAATCTTCCTGCTCTTGGCCATGGCTTGCGATCATTATGTTGCCATTTGCAAACCCCTGCGCTATGCCATGCTTGTGAACAGGACCGTTTGCTGTGCCCTGCTTGGAGCCTTGTGGGGTGGGGGCCTCATTCATGGCATCGTTCTATTTGCTCTCACCATCACTCTCCCCTTTTGCGACCCCAACATCCTGGACAATTTCTTCTGCAATGTCCACCAGCTGGCAAAGCTGGCCTGTGCCAACACTCACACAGTGGAATTGCTGGTGTTCCTCAATAACAGCTCTGTCATCGTGCCGTGCTTTGTGCTTCTCCTCATCTCCTACACAGCCCTATCGCTGAATCTCCAGGCGCACTCCTCCGAAGCCAAGAAGAAAATCACCTCCACCTGCATTTCCCATATGGTTGTGGTTTTGGACACCTTTGGCCCAGCAATTTATATCTACGTCCTCCCCTTCCAGGCTGTCCCAATGGAAAAAGTCATCGCTCTATTCCATACAGTCATCTTCCCTTTAACAAACCCCATGATCTACATGCTGTGCAACAAGATCAGAAGCTCAGTCCAATCAGACCAATCAGAAGTTGGTCCACAAATAGTCACTGCAGTGTGGACTTTTTACAAAGTATTTTGgagtaaataa
- the LOC125686109 gene encoding LOW QUALITY PROTEIN: olfactory receptor 10AG1-like (The sequence of the model RefSeq protein was modified relative to this genomic sequence to represent the inferred CDS: inserted 2 bases in 2 codons; substituted 1 base at 1 genomic stop codon), which translates to MVTVVDFSLHAPLYFLLRSLSFLEXLPKMLVCFLTGDVRISFFGCAAQLYFLVLLGSTECLLLAAMAYDRYVAICDPLRYSLVMNXGVQRQLVVGSWMAAIPIQVGQTYQVFSLPFCASHHLHHFFCDIPPLLELACADTFWSRVTLHAVILLFAILPFSIIVASYVRIIGTVLKMHSAPGRHKAFSTCTSHLTVLTLFYGSATVLYFKHRSADTDKSLALFYMVMALVLHPVIXSMMNREVRIALRKLLWRK; encoded by the exons ATGGTTACAGTGGTGGACTTTAGCCTTCACGCCCCCTTGTATTTCCTTCTGAGGAGCTTGTCCTTCTTGG ATCTCCCCAAAATGCTGGTGTGTTTCCTGACGGGAGATGTCCGGATCTCCTTCTttggctgtgctgcccagctgtATTTCCTGGTTTTGCTGGGAAGCACTGAGTGCCTTCTGCTGGCTGCCATGGCCTACGACCGCTATGTGGCCATTTGTGACCCCCTGCGCTACAGCCTGGTGATGA GGGGGGTTCAGCGTCAGCTGGTGGTTGGCTCATGGATGGCTGCCATACCAATACAAGTGGGCCAGACCTATCAAGTGTTCTCCCTGCCCTTCTGTGCATCCCATCACCTCCATCATTTTTTCTGTGACATCCCCCCTCTGTTGGAGCTGGCCTGTGCAGATACTTTCTGGAGCCGTGTGACCCTGCACGCTGTCATCCTGCTATTTGCCATCCTTCCCTTTTCCATCATCGTCGCTTCCTACGTTAGAATTATCGGGACGGTTCTGAAGATGCACTCCGCTCCGGGCAGACACAAAGCCTTTTCCACCTGCACCTCACACCTCACGGTGCTGACACTCTTCTATGGCTCAGCCACGGTCCTGTACTTCAAACACCGCTCCGCAGACACTGACAAATCCCTTGCCCTGTTTTACATGGTTATGGCCCTGGTGCTTCACCCTGTCATCTAGAGTATGATGAATAGGGAAGTGAGGATCGCCCTGAGAAAACTCCTGTGGAGAAAGTAA